DNA from Mucilaginibacter mallensis:
GCAGGTGGCGGCGGTGTTGGCTGCGGAGCAGGTGCTGGCGGCGGCGGTGGCGGCGTTACCGGAGCAGGGGCTTCAGGTGGCGGCGGCGGGGCTTGTACTAATTTTTTAGCCTTGCATGCCTGTAAAGTAATTAGAGCCATTAAAATAACAATTGGAGCAATACCTGATCTTAAAAGTTTCATGTTAAAAGTTTTTAGTTGTTGGTGAAACGTTAATTATAGGTAGCTTATTGTAAATATAGGTTCATTCCAAATTATGAAATATTGTTAGTTATTCACAATTAGGGTTTTATGTTAATTACTTTATTTGGGGTTGATAGAAAGCGTCATTTCGAGGAATGAAGCAATCTTTAGATAGTACTGAGCGGACTTTCAGGTTTGAATATCGCGCGTAGCCGCTCATTGCCGCGGAGGCTACTAGTTTTTCGCAAATTGTTTGTTTTTTAGAGATGCTCAAGAGGGCTTCGCCGTATTGTCTTGATACAAAAGGTAGCAAAAACCGACCGTAGGGAGCTCATGAATACCATTGAAGAACAAATAATAGATGAATAAATCAAGACAACAAGGATGCTCCTGCCCGCCCTGCCGGTTCTTCACGCTTTTTTCGCTGTTCGATACTTCGTATCTCACATCACCCAAAAAACTAAATCGACATTCCCGCCAACGCTGGCCCGCCCTTGTTGTCAGGCCCCACGCTTTTTACTTACATTATTAAAAATGTCATTGCGAGGAGGAACGACGTGGCAATCTCGTCGCATTCAATAACCAAGCGATGAGATTGCTCCTTCGCTATTCAGCGGCTCGCAATGACATGATGGAGAGATTTTTCTCTTTTCTTCCCCGTCAGTAGAACAGCTTCGGGTGAAATCTGGCAAAACGATGATGGCCTTGTGCCTGGCAGGGCATAGGAAATTTTTGCAGCGCATAGGGCAGTGTGTGTACAATTGCCGCAAAAAGATTCCAGCCCAGGTTTTGCCTGATTTGCAGGGAATGGCCAAGTGTGGCAAAGAAGCATTTCGACTGACTTGACTTTTTGGTCCTTTTGTGTCGAAGACAAAAGGACTAGGCCTAGCGGCTATGAGCGATACCAAGCGACTCAACAGACAAAACAAAAGTTAATCCCGATTTATAATTTTCCTGTACGTGATGGGACAATACTGGTTAAGTAGTTAAAGCTTTGTGTTTGGTTACCTATCTGAATTTTAAACTCCCCGGCTTCTGTTACGCGTTTGCTCAGATCGTTGATAAATGAAATATCAGTCGGAGTTATCTTAAAGGTAACGGTACGCGATTCGTTGGGCTGTAATTCTATCTTATCAAAACCTCTTAAGCGCTTAGTGTCAGGGGTAACAGAAGCATATAGTTCGCTGATGTACAGCAATACACTTTCTTTACCTGCACGACTGCCGGTGTTTTTTACATCAACAGAAATCGTCAATGTTTCACCATCACTTAAAGCTGGTTTGCTAATGTGCAGGTTGCTGTATGCAAATGTGGTATAGCTTAAGCCATAGCCAAACTCATAAAGTGGGTTGTAACCCATAGCATCGTCGCTGTTACCGTTCTCGATATTTTTGCGATAATAGTTAACCAATGCATTCGGGTAGCGCGGATAAGTGAACGGCAACCTGCCCGATGGGTTGGCATCACCAAATAAAATATCAGCAAGCGCATTGCCGCCTTCGTTACCTGACAGGTAGGCCATAATGGTTGCGGCAGATTTGCCTTCAGCCTCGGTTATAATGCGTGGCCGGCCTTCGCCCATTATCAATACAATTGGTTTGCCGGTTTTAGCCAACTCAGTAGCCAGTTGGGTTTGTATGGCTGGTAAGCTCAGGTCATTTATATTGCCCGGGTTTTCGGCATATGATGGCTCGCCCAAGCATAAAACTATTACATCCGCTTTTTTGGCCGCCGCGATGGTTGCATCAATATCAACAGCATCGGCAAATGTGGTGCCGGGTTGGTAATCTACATTTTCCTTACCAATTTTTTGGATGATGGCTTTTAATACGGTGTTTTTATCAGCGGCAAATTTATCACTGAAATCGCCTTGCCAGGTATAGCTCCAACCACCATCTAATGAGCGCATGGTATTAGCTGCCGGACCGGTAACCAGCACTTTTGCATCCTTTTTAAGCGGTAATATATTGTTGGTGTTTTTTAACAGGGTGATAGATTCGGTAGCAGCTTTTAAGCTAACCGCCTCAAACTCGGCAGAGCCAAATTTAGGATAATCGTCAGGATTGCCAACCGGATGCTCAAAAATGCCTAGCTCATATTTAACTCTTAAGATCCTTTTTACGGACTCATTAATACGGGTCATTGGTACTTTGCCTTCGTTAACCAATTCCTTTAAATATTGGCAGAAAGAGTAATCATAAGGCACCATGCTCATATCAATACCTGCGTTTATGGCTATCATTACCGCCTCTTTTTGAGTAGCGGCAATATGGTGGCGGTCGTGCAGGTATTTAATGTCCTGCCAGTCGGTAACTGCGATACCTGTGAATTTTAGTTCGCCCCTTAAAACATCCGTCAATAAATATTTGCTGGCATGTACCGGAATGCCGTTAATTTCAGATGAATTGATCATTACCGATTTCGCACCTGATTTAACTGCTTCGGCAAATGATGGTAAAAAGTATTCGCGTATATAGCGGTCCGGGATCCAGGCAGGGGTACGGTCCTTACCATCAAGCGGAAAGCTGTAACCTAAATAATGCTTTAAGCACGATGCAACTTTGTATTTATTGCCGATATCATCGCCCTGGTAGCCTTTAATAACAGCGGCACCCATAGTTTTCACTAAGTAAGGATCCTCGCCAAAAGTTTCATAAATATGTGGCCAAAGGGCATTTTTGCCAAGATCTAATACCGGTGAAAAATTCCATGGGATATAGCTGGCACGGGTTTCATAAGCGGTGATCTCACCTTCGCGGCGAGCAAGCTCCGGGTTAAAGGTTGCGGCCATACCAATTTCCTGCGGGAAAAATGTAGCACCTACGGTATAGTTCTGGCCGTGCATAGCATCAATACCATATATCACGGGAATCTTCAGCCTGTCCTTAGCTGCAAATTCCTGTATTTTGCTGATCAGGCCATACCAAACCTCGCGGGTATTAGCGCCGCCGCTTACGTTTAATATCGACCCAACATGATATTTTAATAAGGCTTCCTTTAGTTTAACCGTATCTATTTGCAAAGGGTGAATAGCCGCGCCACCGCTGGTTTGCAAAACTTCATCCAGGGTAAGCTGTGTCATCTGACCGATCTTTTCATCAAGGGTCATTTTAGCGATAAGAGCATCAACTTTTTTATCGATAGTGCTTGCCGCAACAACATGTTGTGCTTTAACGTAAATTGCGCTGCACAAAACAGCGGCAATACATAGTACTTTTTTCATAAATATAGGCTATAACCTGGGTTTTAATAAAATGTGCAATAAAAGCCGGGTACTAAGTTAAATGAAGTAAAAAATTTATCAACCTAATGGTAAAATAGTGTCAACAATTGCGATAAAAATATAACTGTTTAAAAAACTATATATTCTATATTTCGTCAGATTAGCCGGTTTAATTAAACGGATATAAAATTCACCGGCATACAAGTTAATAATATTATAAAATGATAATGAAAAAGGGGCTCAAATTTCTTCCGGTATTTTTATCCGGCTTACTTTTAAATGTTAACCTTTATGCACAAAAAGGCAGCATTAAGCAGGTTAAACTTACGGACTTTCAACTGCAGGCATCGGGTTTAATTAGTGAAGATGGCGGCGCTATATCGCAACCGAAATACGAATCAAGCGTATATTGGTTCCCGGTAAAAGTGCCGTCGACAGTGCTTACAGGGCTTGTTGCCAACAAAATTTATCCCTCGCCATACCTGGGGTTGAATAATATGCTGATCCCGGATGCATCAGACAAATTCAATAAAGAATACAACCTGGAGCAATACAGCTTTTTACCAAATCAGCCAAACCCCTGGAAGAAACCTTACTGGTACCGCACTACATTTAATGTACCGGCAAGTGACAGGGGAAGGATCTTCCAACTGATATTTAAAGGCATAAACTACCGTGCTGCGGTTTGGGTAAACGGTAAACAGATCGCCGATTCCACACAAATGGCGGGCATGTTTGCTGAATATAGTTTAGATGTGAGCAAGCAGATCATCCCCGGAGGAACTAATGCT
Protein-coding regions in this window:
- a CDS encoding glycoside hydrolase family 3 N-terminal domain-containing protein, with the translated sequence MKKVLCIAAVLCSAIYVKAQHVVAASTIDKKVDALIAKMTLDEKIGQMTQLTLDEVLQTSGGAAIHPLQIDTVKLKEALLKYHVGSILNVSGGANTREVWYGLISKIQEFAAKDRLKIPVIYGIDAMHGQNYTVGATFFPQEIGMAATFNPELARREGEITAYETRASYIPWNFSPVLDLGKNALWPHIYETFGEDPYLVKTMGAAVIKGYQGDDIGNKYKVASCLKHYLGYSFPLDGKDRTPAWIPDRYIREYFLPSFAEAVKSGAKSVMINSSEINGIPVHASKYLLTDVLRGELKFTGIAVTDWQDIKYLHDRHHIAATQKEAVMIAINAGIDMSMVPYDYSFCQYLKELVNEGKVPMTRINESVKRILRVKYELGIFEHPVGNPDDYPKFGSAEFEAVSLKAATESITLLKNTNNILPLKKDAKVLVTGPAANTMRSLDGGWSYTWQGDFSDKFAADKNTVLKAIIQKIGKENVDYQPGTTFADAVDIDATIAAAKKADVIVLCLGEPSYAENPGNINDLSLPAIQTQLATELAKTGKPIVLIMGEGRPRIITEAEGKSAATIMAYLSGNEGGNALADILFGDANPSGRLPFTYPRYPNALVNYYRKNIENGNSDDAMGYNPLYEFGYGLSYTTFAYSNLHISKPALSDGETLTISVDVKNTGSRAGKESVLLYISELYASVTPDTKRLRGFDKIELQPNESRTVTFKITPTDISFINDLSKRVTEAGEFKIQIGNQTQSFNYLTSIVPSRTGKL